In Sulfurospirillum tamanense, one DNA window encodes the following:
- a CDS encoding 4Fe-4S dicluster domain-containing protein, with translation MATYGMALDYKNCINCKACEVACKKENGIQLGADKYRIWVGVKEEVGEFPNISIASQTYHPSQCQQCSDAPCQSVCPTNATYYDANGVVRVDYEKCILCTYCMTACPYDARYVDDRTHTVDKCNFCSSSRLAKGDTRTACQTTCPTKVRTFGDIDDPKSEISQLLAKREHFTLKTHLGTKPKLFYLT, from the coding sequence ATGGCAACTTATGGAATGGCGTTAGATTATAAAAATTGTATTAATTGCAAGGCATGTGAAGTTGCTTGTAAAAAGGAAAATGGTATTCAGCTAGGTGCGGATAAGTATCGCATTTGGGTGGGAGTAAAAGAAGAAGTGGGCGAGTTTCCAAATATCTCCATTGCCTCCCAGACCTACCATCCTAGTCAGTGCCAGCAATGTAGTGATGCTCCCTGTCAGTCGGTGTGCCCTACAAATGCGACATACTATGACGCTAATGGTGTTGTGAGGGTTGATTATGAAAAATGCATTTTATGCACATACTGCATGACAGCGTGTCCTTACGATGCGCGTTATGTAGATGATCGTACACATACAGTGGATAAATGTAATTTTTGCTCAAGTTCGCGTTTGGCAAAAGGAGACACACGTACAGCGTGTCAGACAACATGTCCCACTAAAGTGCGAACATTTGGGGATATTGATGACCCTAAGAGTGAGATTAGTCAGCTTTTGGCCAAGCGTGAACATTTTACGCTTAAAACCCACTTGGGAACAAAGCCCAAGCTGTTTTACCTAACATAA
- a CDS encoding molybdopterin-containing oxidoreductase family protein: MSVEISRRRFLQGSVALSIAGGAAMTSSEVFASAREKNSVNGQAVTKKVATLCEICVNKCAAYAIVENGIVTKLDPNPDFPKSRNMLCPRGNAGIDALYDPDRLKYPMIRDGKKGSGKFKRVTWDEAYQYITDKLTKILDEEKDNRSTIAFCAGEGMGEHNFKNLFTAFGSGHWLNHSTLCLATAVSGYAITIGGYGQADLQNAKYVIMAGANRAEAIVTPDTMDIFKRTTGRGAKLVCVDPRFTNTAAKSDKYLGINVGTDLAFVLALTYVVMSEEIYNKAFVENHVNDFEEYRQHILSNNYTPEWAEKITGIKAEDIREVAREFMAHAPQAIYYQGRRSTWSKDDFQLRRAQAIFTSLGGGIDVKGGICFGSNVAIKGHDAPAPLYDNAKPRIERNEAAIVGASGAWVPFRNMILEGRAEYPVRGLFIYKHNLMHNMPDSKKTEEFLKKLDLVVTIETMPSDTVMLSDVVLPECTYLERTDPATSYGGIEPAVVQRNKVVEPMFETKSVLQILKEFTNVASKPLFEITKKYDEMVQMDIEDMGEESVFEDYDLAQAFQESQEEINVHAVEKYPGAAEMLATTGVFYPNKEKYLKKLGVNDYEYYPEDKRYYSVRNGKFNTPSGKVECKVESLAARGVDAMPTWHAESQLATPQDEFRFITGRHAQFTQSATANNPALLDLIPTSYLWLNKRVAKARGIKFGDMIEVKSKVGATILPAYPTEKIGPETLFFVHGFGVTSKSMHLAHNNGGHGSSISEDGVEPVHGSVCLHDTFVSIRKV, encoded by the coding sequence ATGAGTGTTGAGATCTCACGACGGAGATTTCTTCAGGGTAGTGTGGCCCTGAGTATAGCTGGAGGTGCTGCGATGACCTCTTCGGAAGTCTTTGCTAGTGCCAGAGAAAAAAACTCGGTGAATGGTCAAGCGGTGACGAAAAAAGTTGCCACTTTGTGTGAAATCTGCGTTAACAAGTGTGCCGCTTATGCTATTGTTGAAAATGGCATTGTAACAAAACTTGATCCAAATCCAGATTTTCCAAAATCTCGCAATATGCTTTGTCCTCGTGGAAATGCAGGTATCGATGCGCTGTATGACCCCGACAGACTCAAATACCCCATGATTCGTGATGGTAAAAAAGGAAGCGGGAAATTTAAACGCGTCACATGGGATGAAGCCTACCAATACATCACTGATAAACTCACTAAAATCCTAGACGAAGAAAAAGACAACCGTTCAACCATCGCATTTTGTGCGGGCGAGGGTATGGGCGAACATAACTTCAAAAACCTCTTTACTGCTTTTGGTTCAGGTCACTGGCTCAATCACTCAACACTCTGTTTAGCAACGGCTGTTTCAGGGTATGCTATTACGATTGGTGGTTATGGCCAAGCAGACTTGCAAAATGCCAAGTACGTCATCATGGCGGGTGCTAACCGTGCTGAAGCCATTGTCACGCCTGACACGATGGATATTTTTAAGCGCACCACAGGACGAGGCGCAAAGCTTGTTTGTGTAGACCCTCGTTTTACCAATACGGCCGCCAAAAGCGATAAATACCTTGGCATTAATGTGGGCACCGACCTTGCGTTTGTGTTGGCCTTGACGTATGTGGTCATGTCTGAAGAGATTTACAACAAAGCCTTTGTAGAAAACCATGTAAATGATTTTGAAGAGTATAGGCAACATATTCTTTCTAACAACTACACCCCCGAATGGGCAGAGAAAATCACAGGCATCAAAGCCGAAGATATCCGCGAGGTGGCCAGAGAGTTTATGGCTCATGCTCCTCAGGCTATTTATTACCAAGGACGACGCTCTACGTGGAGCAAGGATGATTTCCAGCTTCGTCGTGCCCAAGCCATCTTTACCTCCCTTGGTGGTGGAATTGATGTCAAAGGCGGCATTTGTTTTGGCTCAAATGTTGCCATTAAAGGCCACGATGCCCCAGCACCTCTTTATGATAATGCAAAGCCACGTATTGAGCGAAATGAAGCGGCTATTGTTGGTGCTTCTGGCGCATGGGTTCCTTTTAGAAATATGATTCTAGAAGGCCGTGCAGAGTATCCTGTGCGAGGCTTGTTTATCTACAAGCACAACCTCATGCACAACATGCCAGATAGCAAAAAAACGGAAGAGTTTTTGAAAAAACTTGATTTGGTAGTTACGATTGAAACAATGCCAAGCGACACTGTGATGCTAAGCGATGTGGTGCTTCCTGAGTGTACGTATCTTGAGCGTACCGATCCTGCTACATCATACGGCGGCATTGAGCCAGCGGTTGTTCAGCGCAATAAAGTGGTTGAGCCGATGTTTGAGACCAAGTCTGTACTTCAAATTCTTAAAGAATTTACCAATGTTGCCTCTAAGCCTTTGTTTGAGATAACTAAAAAATACGACGAAATGGTGCAGATGGACATCGAAGATATGGGCGAAGAGAGTGTGTTTGAGGATTATGATTTAGCACAAGCCTTCCAAGAGTCTCAAGAAGAAATCAATGTCCATGCAGTGGAAAAATACCCAGGTGCGGCGGAAATGCTTGCAACTACAGGAGTCTTTTATCCTAACAAGGAAAAATATCTTAAAAAACTCGGTGTCAATGACTATGAATATTATCCTGAAGATAAACGTTATTATTCAGTGCGTAATGGAAAATTTAATACTCCATCGGGAAAAGTAGAGTGCAAGGTTGAATCATTGGCAGCTCGTGGAGTTGATGCAATGCCAACATGGCATGCTGAGAGCCAACTTGCGACGCCTCAAGATGAGTTTCGTTTTATTACGGGGCGCCATGCGCAGTTTACTCAATCAGCCACGGCCAACAATCCAGCATTGTTGGATTTGATTCCAACTAGCTATTTGTGGCTTAATAAGCGAGTGGCCAAAGCGCGCGGAATTAAGTTTGGTGATATGATTGAAGTCAAAAGTAAGGTGGGCGCAACAATACTTCCTGCCTATCCAACGGAAAAAATTGGGCCAGAAACCCTCTTTTTTGTCCATGGATTTGGCGTGACATCCAAAAGTATGCACTTGGCTCACAATAATGGCGGCCACGGATCGTCCATTTCGGAAGATGGTGTTGAGCCTGTGCATGGTTCAGTTTGTCTTCATGACACATTTGTAAGCATTAGAAAGGTGTAA
- a CDS encoding DUF134 domain-containing protein, producing the protein MPKAPKHRLTCKPCAGRFGALEAQGHEKISLLHEELEALYLADYKGLYHEECAKHLGVSRPTFAKLLKGGRKKCVQMLLFKKALHVNERATHLVYAVPTDDKQTLSLHFNVARYFALLFVESDVIARTVFLPNPLVTKIEAKGIVVQSDEDSMGFGAGRVIPELLKEATHVVCASVGEGMVRNLEGMGIRVEKINPTEHPLPLEKAIKQ; encoded by the coding sequence ATGCCAAAAGCCCCTAAACATCGCCTTACATGTAAGCCCTGTGCTGGGCGTTTTGGCGCACTTGAAGCGCAAGGACATGAAAAAATCTCCCTTTTGCACGAAGAACTAGAAGCCCTTTACTTGGCCGATTATAAAGGTCTTTACCACGAAGAGTGCGCAAAACATCTCGGAGTTTCGCGCCCCACGTTTGCCAAGTTGTTAAAAGGTGGGCGCAAAAAATGTGTGCAAATGTTGCTGTTTAAAAAAGCTTTACATGTAAACGAGCGCGCCACCCATTTGGTCTATGCTGTGCCAACCGATGATAAGCAAACCCTTTCACTGCACTTTAACGTGGCGCGTTATTTTGCCTTGTTGTTTGTGGAGTCTGATGTTATTGCGCGTACTGTATTTTTACCCAACCCATTGGTTACAAAGATTGAAGCCAAAGGCATTGTGGTGCAAAGCGATGAAGATTCTATGGGATTTGGTGCTGGGCGAGTGATTCCTGAACTGCTCAAAGAAGCAACCCATGTGGTGTGTGCTTCTGTTGGAGAAGGTATGGTGCGCAACCTTGAAGGCATGGGCATACGTGTTGAGAAAATAAACCCAACAGAACATCCTTTGCCACTGGAAAAAGCGATCAAACAATAG